Proteins encoded together in one Thermomonospora curvata DSM 43183 window:
- a CDS encoding FAD-binding protein → MSQPGNQSFDHTYDVVVVGSGGAGFATALGAADEGLSVVILEGTDKWGGSTAMSGGGLWMPNNPLMRRAGVADSREEALAYMEATIGDVGRATSRERKEAFVDGVDDFVTTAEKYGMRFVRATDYPDYYPELPGGKIGRSIEVEPFDSKRIGHWWDSCRAALPVPIKTDDVWLLSRAWSTPGGFARGARFVFRALGGVARGRRLVGIGAGLACSFLEAVVLRQSVPLWLNAPLEELLVDGDRVVGVRTRRHGRQITVGARRGVMLAAGGFEHNAKWRRKYQGIDGSPSGNPGNLGRAIELAQSVGAALELMDEAWWGASVAPVPGGTPAFIVGERSLPYSIMVDAKGDRFANESESYVDLGHHMLEHDKDGPYWLIADARHARRYMRSFAMDPRVNKAMAEAGIMVKAATLGELAVRIGVEPARLQATVERFNGFARCGIDGDFGRGNSAYDRYYGDPTVRPNPCLGPLEKPPFTAFKVVIGDLGTKGGVVTDADARALREDGSVIEGLYAAGNTSASVMGRTYPGPGSTIGPATVFGLRAARHMARNRT, encoded by the coding sequence ATGTCCCAACCCGGCAACCAGTCCTTTGATCACACCTATGACGTCGTGGTGGTCGGCAGCGGCGGCGCCGGATTCGCCACCGCCCTGGGCGCCGCCGACGAGGGCCTGAGCGTGGTGATCCTGGAGGGCACCGACAAATGGGGCGGCAGCACGGCGATGTCCGGCGGCGGCCTGTGGATGCCCAACAACCCCCTCATGCGGCGGGCCGGCGTCGCCGACTCCCGCGAAGAGGCCCTGGCCTACATGGAGGCCACGATCGGCGACGTGGGCCGCGCCACCTCCCGGGAACGCAAGGAGGCCTTCGTCGACGGGGTGGACGACTTCGTCACCACGGCCGAAAAGTACGGCATGCGCTTTGTGCGCGCCACCGACTACCCCGACTACTACCCCGAGCTGCCCGGCGGCAAGATCGGCCGTTCCATCGAGGTCGAGCCGTTCGACTCCAAGCGGATCGGCCACTGGTGGGACAGCTGCCGCGCGGCCCTCCCGGTGCCGATCAAGACCGATGACGTGTGGCTGCTGTCGCGGGCCTGGTCCACCCCGGGCGGCTTCGCACGCGGCGCCCGTTTCGTGTTCCGGGCGCTGGGCGGCGTGGCGCGCGGCCGGCGCCTGGTCGGCATCGGCGCCGGGCTGGCCTGCTCGTTCCTGGAGGCGGTGGTGCTGCGCCAGAGCGTGCCGCTGTGGCTGAACGCGCCGCTGGAGGAACTGCTGGTCGACGGCGACCGCGTGGTCGGCGTCCGCACCCGGCGGCACGGCCGCCAGATCACCGTCGGCGCCCGGCGCGGCGTCATGCTCGCCGCCGGCGGTTTTGAGCACAACGCCAAGTGGCGGCGCAAGTACCAGGGCATCGACGGCTCCCCCTCCGGCAACCCCGGCAACCTCGGCCGCGCCATCGAGCTGGCCCAGTCCGTCGGCGCCGCCCTGGAACTGATGGACGAGGCCTGGTGGGGCGCCTCGGTGGCCCCCGTCCCCGGCGGCACCCCCGCCTTCATCGTCGGCGAGCGCTCCCTGCCGTACTCGATCATGGTGGACGCCAAGGGCGACCGCTTCGCCAACGAGTCCGAGTCGTACGTCGATTTGGGCCACCACATGCTCGAACACGACAAGGACGGCCCCTACTGGCTCATCGCCGACGCCCGGCACGCCCGCCGCTACATGCGCAGCTTCGCCATGGACCCCCGGGTCAACAAGGCCATGGCCGAGGCCGGGATCATGGTGAAGGCCGCCACGCTGGGCGAGCTGGCCGTCCGGATCGGCGTGGAACCGGCCCGCCTGCAGGCCACCGTCGAACGCTTCAACGGCTTCGCCCGCTGCGGCATCGACGGCGACTTCGGCCGCGGCAACTCCGCCTACGACCGCTACTACGGCGACCCCACCGTCCGCCCCAACCCGTGCCTGGGGCCGCTGGAGAAGCCCCCGTTCACCGCGTTCAAGGTCGTCATCGGCGACCTGGGCACCAAGGGCGGCGTGGTCACCGACGCCGACGCCCGCGCCCTGCGCGAAGACGGCTCGGTCATCGAGGGCCTGTACGCCGCGGGCAACACCTCCGCCTCGGTCATGGGCCGCACCTACCCCGGCCCGGGCTCCACCATCGGCCCCGCCACCGTCTTCGGCCTCCGCGCCGCCCGCCACATGGCCCGCAACCGCACCTGA
- a CDS encoding GntR family transcriptional regulator — translation MADALPKYLQIAKDLQRQIEEGTLKAGDRLPTESELAARWKVSTSTVKDALSELRKSGRVQTRPREGTFVLPRRRPLTITLNDRELDMPQVPAESRMGGGEGRAFRQEAERQGFQATWDLPEVTVGPAEPWQLEAFGLPPDQRVQIVQRKQRRFIDGEPNSLQYSYFTLELALKAPLLLNGEDIEQGHVAYLAELGFVQVGYLDEFDARPPHRDEAEFFGLSRDSLAVIEHSRTAYDQDGKPFRLTVTVYRPRSNKIRFYAGKVPPSVLEGS, via the coding sequence ATGGCGGACGCCCTGCCCAAGTACCTCCAGATCGCCAAAGACCTGCAACGGCAGATCGAGGAAGGCACGCTCAAGGCCGGTGACCGGCTGCCCACCGAAAGCGAACTGGCGGCCAGGTGGAAGGTCTCCACGAGCACGGTCAAAGACGCCCTCAGCGAGCTGCGCAAAAGCGGCCGGGTCCAGACCCGCCCCCGGGAGGGCACCTTCGTGCTGCCCCGCCGCAGACCGCTGACCATCACCCTCAACGACCGGGAACTGGACATGCCGCAGGTGCCGGCCGAATCCCGGATGGGCGGCGGGGAGGGCCGGGCGTTTCGGCAGGAGGCCGAACGCCAGGGCTTTCAGGCCACCTGGGACCTGCCGGAGGTCACCGTCGGCCCGGCCGAGCCCTGGCAGCTGGAGGCCTTCGGGCTCCCCCCGGACCAGCGGGTGCAGATCGTGCAGCGCAAGCAGCGGCGCTTCATCGACGGGGAGCCCAACTCCCTGCAGTACTCCTACTTCACCCTGGAACTGGCCCTCAAAGCTCCCCTGCTGCTGAACGGGGAGGACATCGAGCAAGGGCATGTGGCCTACCTGGCCGAGCTCGGTTTCGTGCAGGTCGGCTACCTGGATGAGTTCGACGCCCGGCCCCCGCACCGCGATGAGGCGGAGTTCTTCGGTCTCTCCCGCGACAGCCTGGCCGTGATCGAGCACTCCCGCACCGCCTACGACCAGGACGGCAAGCCCTTCCGGCTGACCGTCACGGTCTACCGGCCGCGCAGCAACAAGATCCGCTTTTACGCCGGCAAGGTGCCCCCATCCGTACTGGAAGGCTCATGA
- a CDS encoding malonate--CoA ligase: protein MLKGPDEWLSTHADRSPDRRFLLLEDGSALTYGHFDELVAGYGGALRQAGVKAADRVVVQAGKSPEALALCLACLRIGAIYTPLNTAYTPAELEYFLQDADPALLVLDQEADRPKAVAPGVPVETLGDGGTLSAAARTAPPHREQARFDLDAPAAMLYTSGTTGRPKGAVLSRRVLASNAAALARIWEFGPEDVLLHALPIFHAHGLFISTNTVLAAGASMVFLKKFDAAQVMAWLPRCTVMMGVPTFYTRLLERRELDQAAVKGVRLFVSGSAPLLPETHRRFKERTGHAILERYGMTETLVISSHPYHGERRPGSVGFPLPDVQVRIADPATGEVLPAGEIGVIEVRGPNLFDGYWRAPDKTAQDMRPDGFFITGDLGMLDAEGQIHIVGRSKDLIISGGYNVYPKEVETEIDSLPGVKESAVVGVPHPDFGEGVIAIVTPLPGAELDPNSIIDALNGRLARYKQPKRVFIEAELPRNAMGKVQKELLRQKHRGTFTTV from the coding sequence ATGCTCAAAGGGCCCGACGAGTGGCTCTCAACGCACGCCGATCGCAGCCCGGACCGAAGGTTCCTGCTGCTGGAGGACGGCTCGGCCCTGACCTACGGCCACTTCGACGAGCTGGTGGCCGGCTACGGCGGGGCGCTGCGGCAGGCCGGCGTCAAGGCGGCCGACCGGGTGGTCGTGCAGGCCGGCAAGTCGCCCGAGGCGCTGGCGCTGTGCCTGGCGTGCCTGCGGATCGGCGCGATCTACACCCCGCTGAACACCGCCTACACCCCGGCCGAGCTGGAGTACTTCCTCCAGGACGCAGACCCCGCCCTGCTCGTCCTGGACCAGGAGGCCGACCGTCCCAAGGCCGTGGCGCCCGGGGTGCCGGTCGAGACGCTGGGGGACGGCGGCACGCTTTCGGCCGCCGCGCGCACGGCCCCGCCCCACCGCGAGCAGGCCCGGTTCGACCTGGACGCCCCCGCCGCGATGCTGTACACCTCCGGGACCACCGGACGGCCGAAGGGGGCCGTGCTCAGCCGCCGGGTGCTCGCCTCGAACGCGGCGGCCCTCGCCCGGATCTGGGAATTCGGCCCTGAGGACGTGCTGCTGCACGCTCTGCCGATCTTCCACGCCCACGGCCTGTTCATCTCGACCAACACGGTGCTCGCCGCGGGCGCCTCCATGGTCTTTTTGAAGAAGTTCGACGCGGCCCAGGTCATGGCCTGGCTGCCCCGCTGCACGGTGATGATGGGGGTGCCGACCTTCTACACGCGGCTTCTCGAACGGCGGGAGCTGGACCAGGCCGCGGTGAAGGGCGTGCGGCTGTTCGTGTCGGGTTCGGCGCCCTTGCTGCCCGAAACCCACCGGCGTTTCAAAGAGCGGACCGGTCACGCCATTCTGGAACGCTACGGCATGACCGAGACCCTGGTGATCTCTTCGCACCCTTACCACGGGGAGCGCCGTCCCGGTTCGGTCGGTTTCCCTCTGCCGGACGTCCAGGTGCGGATAGCCGACCCGGCGACGGGCGAGGTGCTACCGGCCGGCGAGATCGGCGTCATCGAGGTGCGCGGCCCCAACCTTTTCGACGGCTACTGGCGGGCCCCGGACAAGACCGCGCAGGACATGCGCCCGGACGGCTTCTTCATCACCGGCGACCTGGGCATGCTGGACGCCGAAGGCCAGATCCACATAGTCGGCCGGAGCAAGGACCTCATCATCTCCGGCGGCTACAACGTCTACCCCAAAGAGGTCGAAACAGAGATCGACTCCCTGCCGGGCGTCAAGGAGAGCGCCGTGGTCGGCGTCCCGCACCCCGACTTCGGCGAAGGGGTCATCGCGATCGTCACCCCCCTGCCGGGAGCCGAACTCGACCCGAACTCGATCATCGACGCCCTCAACGGGAGACTGGCCCGCTACAAGCAGCCCAAGCGCGTTTTCATCGAGGCGGAACTCCCCCGCAATGCGATGGGCAAAGTCCAAAAAGAACTCCTCCGCCAAAAACACCGCGGAACATTCACCACAGTGTGA
- a CDS encoding histone-like nucleoid-structuring protein Lsr2: protein MATKVVLVDDIDGHEGEDVAKRDFEVAGAQFTIDLGDANYKKLTEVLEALAPYLEKATTVKRATRARKSADAAPRLRGYSNTDVRQWAQAQGIELSERGKIPDEVYEQFIAAHPDAKPEG, encoded by the coding sequence ATGGCCACCAAGGTCGTCCTGGTCGACGACATCGACGGGCACGAAGGGGAGGACGTCGCCAAGCGGGATTTCGAGGTAGCCGGCGCCCAGTTCACCATCGACCTGGGGGACGCCAACTACAAGAAGCTCACCGAGGTGCTTGAGGCGCTCGCCCCCTACCTGGAGAAGGCGACCACCGTCAAGCGCGCCACCCGCGCCCGCAAGAGCGCCGACGCCGCTCCTCGGCTCCGGGGTTACTCCAACACCGATGTCCGCCAGTGGGCCCAGGCCCAGGGCATCGAGCTCAGCGAGCGGGGCAAGATCCCCGACGAGGTCTACGAGCAGTTCATCGCTGCTCACCCGGACGCCAAGCCCGAAGGGTGA
- a CDS encoding TetR/AcrR family transcriptional regulator, with product MESTGKRRRSAAASSGSSVVLPGDDPTAAAILQAAVEVMARHGYHGTSVRDLAEAAGVSPGLIYHHFGSKHDLLVTILDRCMDRLVESTEEALFHAGDDPADRLRAIVGQHVLAHTRFRRESLLGNTELRSLSPQARRLIVAKRDTQQRMFDRVVRDGVVRGVFTTPHPKEASRMIVTACTAVATWFRETGPQTPEEIAAIYQRMALDTVGYREPHALS from the coding sequence GTGGAGTCGACCGGGAAACGACGGCGGTCCGCGGCCGCCTCATCGGGCAGCAGCGTGGTGCTGCCCGGCGACGACCCCACCGCGGCCGCGATCCTGCAGGCGGCCGTGGAGGTGATGGCCCGGCACGGCTACCACGGCACCTCGGTGCGCGACCTGGCCGAGGCCGCCGGGGTCAGCCCGGGGCTGATCTACCACCACTTCGGCTCCAAGCACGACCTGCTGGTCACCATCCTGGACCGCTGCATGGACCGCCTGGTGGAGAGCACCGAGGAGGCCCTGTTCCACGCCGGGGACGACCCCGCCGACCGGCTGCGCGCCATCGTCGGCCAGCACGTGCTGGCCCACACCCGTTTCCGCCGCGAGAGCCTGCTGGGCAACACCGAGCTGCGCAGCCTCTCCCCCCAGGCCCGCCGCCTGATCGTCGCCAAACGCGACACCCAGCAGCGCATGTTCGACCGCGTCGTCCGCGACGGCGTCGTGCGCGGCGTGTTCACCACGCCCCACCCCAAGGAGGCCTCCCGCATGATCGTCACCGCCTGCACGGCCGTGGCGACCTGGTTCCGGGAGACCGGCCCCCAGACGCCGGAGGAGATCGCCGCCATCTACCAGCGCATGGCCCTCGATACGGTCGGCTACCGGGAGCCCCACGCCCTCTCCTGA
- a CDS encoding enoyl-CoA hydratase/isomerase family protein, whose protein sequence is MVQLAWHRRRRRGRGRGPWRGIRHEAADRIAAVTIDRPDKPGAMTHAMPEEFCGRIARAGADPEVAVVLVTGVPGAFCTGIDLASRSHADRGRIEALRGAAADGLPEVGDHRRGRHGHRVRRSGRSAHRLDPGALPVELRPPRPGVRHRGGHLAAAPADRVLRLLDTGADLQAREALEPGFVAGVVEPEELPRAARELAAAITGSSAFALRRIERLVLEGTATGLREHLQATRAALEERFASEERAEGVAAFLERRKPRFTGR, encoded by the coding sequence ATCGTTCAGTTAGCATGGCACCGCCGCCGACGCCGGGGAAGAGGGCGGGGGCCCTGGAGAGGGATCCGCCACGAGGCGGCCGACCGCATCGCCGCCGTGACCATCGACCGTCCGGACAAGCCCGGCGCCATGACGCATGCGATGCCGGAGGAGTTCTGCGGCCGCATCGCCCGCGCCGGCGCCGATCCCGAGGTCGCCGTCGTGCTGGTCACGGGTGTGCCGGGCGCTTTCTGCACCGGGATCGACCTGGCTTCCCGCTCTCACGCGGACCGGGGACGCATCGAGGCGCTCCGGGGTGCCGCTGCTGATGGGCTGCCCGAAGTCGGTGACCACCGCCGTGGACGGCATGGGCACCGAGTTCGCCGCTCAGGCCGATCTGCGCATCGCCTCGACCCGGGCGCGCTCCCGGTGGAACTTCGCCCACCGCGGCCCGGTGTCCGACACCGGGGCGGGCACCTGGCCGCCGCCCCGGCAGATCGGGTTCTGCGGCTGCTGGACACCGGCGCCGACCTGCAGGCGCGGGAGGCGCTGGAGCCCGGCTTCGTCGCCGGGGTCGTCGAGCCCGAGGAGCTGCCCCGGGCGGCCCGGGAACTGGCCGCCGCGATCACCGGATCCTCTGCGTTCGCGCTGAGGCGGATCGAGCGGCTGGTGCTGGAGGGGACGGCGACCGGCCTGCGCGAGCACCTGCAGGCCACACGGGCGGCGCTGGAGGAGCGCTTCGCCTCCGAAGAGCGCGCCGAGGGCGTCGCCGCGTTCTTGGAGCGCCGCAAGCCCCGCTTCACCGGACGCTGA
- a CDS encoding acyl-CoA dehydrogenase family protein encodes MDFELPERLVRLLADLDDFIEREIKPLQEQDDNERFFDHRREYARTDFDNGGVPRREWEELLEEMFRRADAAGWLRYGLPKEAGGSGGSNLDMAVIREHLARKGLGLHNDLQNEASVVGNFPFAHMLLEFGTPEQIEEFLEPMLARKKRIGFGLTEPDHGSDATWMETTAVRDGDDWIINGVKRFNSGMHSATHDVVFARTSGKPGDAGGITAFIVPTDAPGLTVDFHWWTLNMPTDHAEVTLRDVRVPNSAILGEEGEGLAVAQAFVHENRIRQAASSLGAGQYCIDRSVEYALQRKTFGQPLATRQAIQWPLVELQTEAEMLRWLIRKTAWDLDRVPHLEISDKVSMCNYRANRFVCEAADRAMQIHGGLGYTRHTPFEHIYRHHRRYRITEGAEEIQMRKVAGYLFGFAGPRKRAR; translated from the coding sequence GTGGATTTCGAGCTTCCCGAGCGGCTGGTCCGGCTGCTGGCCGATCTCGACGACTTCATTGAGCGGGAGATCAAACCGCTGCAGGAACAGGACGACAACGAGCGCTTCTTCGACCATCGCCGCGAGTACGCCCGCACCGACTTCGACAACGGCGGCGTGCCGCGCCGGGAGTGGGAGGAGCTGCTGGAGGAGATGTTCCGGCGCGCCGACGCGGCCGGCTGGCTGCGCTACGGCCTGCCCAAGGAGGCCGGCGGCTCCGGCGGCAGCAACCTGGACATGGCGGTGATCCGCGAGCACCTGGCGCGCAAGGGCCTGGGCCTGCACAACGACCTGCAGAACGAGGCCTCGGTGGTGGGCAACTTCCCGTTCGCCCACATGCTGCTGGAGTTCGGCACGCCCGAGCAGATCGAGGAATTCCTGGAGCCGATGCTGGCCCGCAAAAAGCGCATCGGCTTCGGCCTCACCGAGCCCGACCACGGCAGCGACGCCACCTGGATGGAGACCACCGCGGTCCGCGACGGCGACGACTGGATCATCAACGGGGTCAAGCGCTTCAACTCCGGCATGCACTCGGCCACCCACGATGTGGTCTTCGCCAGGACCTCCGGCAAGCCCGGCGACGCCGGCGGCATCACCGCCTTCATCGTCCCCACCGACGCCCCCGGCCTGACCGTGGACTTCCACTGGTGGACGCTCAACATGCCCACCGACCACGCCGAGGTGACCTTGCGGGACGTGCGCGTGCCGAACTCGGCGATCCTCGGCGAAGAGGGCGAGGGCCTGGCGGTGGCCCAGGCGTTCGTGCACGAGAACCGCATCCGCCAGGCCGCCTCCAGCCTGGGCGCCGGCCAGTACTGCATCGACCGCAGCGTCGAGTACGCCCTGCAGCGCAAGACCTTCGGGCAGCCGCTGGCCACCCGGCAGGCCATCCAGTGGCCGCTGGTGGAGCTGCAGACCGAGGCGGAGATGCTGCGCTGGCTGATCCGCAAGACCGCCTGGGACCTGGACCGGGTGCCGCACCTGGAGATCAGCGACAAGGTCTCGATGTGCAACTACCGCGCCAACCGCTTCGTCTGCGAGGCGGCCGACCGCGCCATGCAGATCCACGGCGGGCTCGGCTACACCCGCCACACCCCCTTCGAGCACATCTACCGCCACCACCGCCGCTACCGGATCACCGAGGGCGCCGAGGAGATCCAGATGCGCAAGGTCGCCGGCTACCTGTTCGGCTTCGCCGGCCCGCGCAAGAGGGCCCGCTGA
- a CDS encoding class I adenylate-forming enzyme family protein, whose product MTTAEHRTAGGLRAELMARLTAPGAPFEIVEREIRGVPMRVYSGGPQTWRDVLLAGRGFADRDCLVYGDQRWTYAEHLRQVAGLSRLLLEEYGLRKGDRVAIAMRNYPEWSVIFYAVQAAGLVAVPLNAWWTGGELHHALEDCGARLIVADAERAALIAPYLAGLGDVPLIEVRGGAEPAPGARRWEDVLASLDPDAALPEVDIAPEDDSTILYTSGTTGWPKGAVGTHRNHCTNLFNMLLAVTVGAMVANGGQPPALDPDAPQPGTLCTFPFFHIAGISVLGFASLTGAKLASQYKWDLAEARELIRREQLTSVAGVPTVMRQIVEDAAADPAPYTTLSGVTMGGTSIPPDLINRIDANFASAVSPGAGYGLTETTSTVVSNSGADYVARPDSVGRCMPGTDVRVVDPETGRDLPDGRIGELWFRGPNIVRGYWNNPKATAEAFVDGWFRSGDLGKVEDGWVYVVDRLKDVIIRGGENIYCAEVEAALFEHPDVSDAALVGVPHETLGEEAVAVVQLRPGVQPGPQAAEDLRRHVAARLAAFKVPAHVVFRDEPLPRTPSGKVLKRDLRGPVAEQVRSGKAN is encoded by the coding sequence ATGACGACCGCAGAGCACCGGACCGCCGGCGGGCTGCGCGCAGAACTGATGGCCCGCCTCACCGCCCCGGGCGCGCCCTTTGAGATCGTCGAGCGGGAGATCAGAGGCGTCCCCATGCGGGTCTACTCCGGCGGCCCGCAGACCTGGCGGGACGTGCTGCTGGCCGGCCGGGGCTTCGCCGACCGGGACTGCCTGGTCTACGGCGACCAGCGCTGGACCTATGCCGAGCACCTGCGGCAGGTGGCCGGCCTGTCCCGCCTCCTGCTGGAGGAATACGGCCTGCGCAAGGGCGACCGGGTGGCGATCGCCATGCGCAACTACCCCGAATGGTCGGTGATCTTCTACGCCGTCCAGGCCGCGGGCCTGGTGGCGGTGCCGCTGAACGCCTGGTGGACCGGTGGCGAGCTGCACCACGCGCTGGAGGACTGCGGCGCCCGGCTCATCGTCGCCGACGCCGAACGCGCCGCACTGATCGCCCCCTACCTGGCCGGCCTCGGCGACGTCCCGCTGATCGAGGTGCGCGGCGGGGCCGAACCCGCGCCCGGAGCCCGGCGCTGGGAGGACGTGCTGGCCTCCCTCGACCCGGACGCCGCCCTGCCCGAGGTGGACATAGCGCCCGAGGACGACTCCACCATCCTCTACACCTCCGGCACCACCGGATGGCCCAAGGGCGCGGTGGGCACCCACCGCAACCACTGCACCAACCTGTTCAACATGCTGCTGGCGGTCACCGTCGGCGCGATGGTCGCCAACGGCGGGCAGCCCCCGGCGCTCGACCCTGACGCCCCTCAGCCCGGCACCCTGTGCACCTTCCCGTTCTTCCACATCGCCGGCATCAGCGTGCTGGGCTTTGCGTCCCTGACCGGCGCCAAGCTGGCCTCCCAGTACAAGTGGGACCTGGCGGAGGCGCGGGAGCTGATCCGCCGCGAGCAGCTCACCTCCGTGGCGGGCGTGCCCACCGTGATGCGCCAGATCGTCGAGGACGCCGCCGCCGACCCCGCCCCCTACACCACGCTGTCGGGCGTGACCATGGGCGGCACGTCGATCCCGCCCGACCTGATCAACCGCATCGACGCCAACTTCGCCTCCGCGGTCTCCCCGGGCGCCGGCTACGGCCTCACCGAGACCACCTCGACCGTGGTGTCCAACAGCGGCGCCGACTACGTGGCGCGTCCCGACAGCGTCGGACGCTGCATGCCCGGCACCGACGTGCGGGTGGTCGACCCGGAGACCGGGCGGGACCTGCCCGACGGGCGGATCGGGGAGCTGTGGTTCCGCGGCCCCAACATCGTCCGCGGCTACTGGAACAACCCCAAGGCCACGGCCGAGGCGTTCGTCGACGGCTGGTTCCGCAGCGGCGACCTGGGCAAGGTCGAGGACGGCTGGGTGTATGTGGTCGACCGCCTCAAGGACGTGATCATCCGCGGCGGGGAGAACATCTACTGCGCCGAGGTGGAGGCGGCGCTGTTCGAGCACCCCGACGTCAGCGACGCGGCCCTGGTGGGCGTGCCGCACGAGACGCTCGGCGAGGAGGCGGTGGCGGTCGTCCAGCTGCGCCCCGGCGTCCAGCCGGGCCCGCAGGCCGCCGAGGACCTGCGCCGCCATGTCGCCGCCCGGCTCGCCGCCTTCAAGGTGCCCGCGCACGTGGTCTTCCGGGACGAGCCCTTGCCGCGCACCCCCAGCGGGAAGGTCCTCAAACGCGACCTGCGCGGCCCGGTGGCCGAACAGGTCCGCTCGGGGAAGGCGAACTAG
- a CDS encoding SDR family NAD(P)-dependent oxidoreductase: MSTSLFDLSGHTALITGGNSGIGLGMAHGLAQCGANVCIWGTNVERNEAAVRELSKHGTQVAAIRCDVGDEDSVNAAFAETLERFGRVDSCFANAGVSGIGTPFIKTSLEEFRRVLRVNLDGAFLTLRAAAAHMVERGGGGVLVGTSSVSAIHGAPANQAYAASKAGLAALIRGCAVELARYGINAHAIVAGWTETPMAAPVLHNPKFESNVMKRMPQRRWGRPDDFARLAVYLAGGVGGFHTGDTIVVDGAYSIF; encoded by the coding sequence ATGAGCACGTCTTTGTTCGACCTGTCCGGCCACACCGCCCTGATCACCGGGGGCAACTCCGGGATCGGCCTGGGCATGGCCCACGGCCTGGCCCAGTGCGGCGCCAACGTCTGCATCTGGGGCACCAACGTCGAACGCAACGAGGCCGCGGTCCGGGAATTGTCCAAGCACGGCACCCAGGTGGCGGCGATCCGCTGCGACGTCGGCGATGAGGACTCCGTCAACGCGGCCTTCGCCGAGACGCTGGAACGCTTCGGCCGGGTCGACTCCTGCTTCGCCAACGCGGGCGTGAGCGGCATCGGCACCCCGTTCATCAAGACCTCGCTGGAGGAGTTCCGCAGGGTCTTGCGCGTCAATCTGGACGGCGCCTTCCTCACCCTGCGCGCCGCCGCGGCCCACATGGTCGAACGCGGCGGCGGTGGCGTGCTGGTGGGCACCTCCAGCGTCTCCGCCATCCACGGCGCCCCCGCCAACCAGGCCTATGCCGCCAGCAAGGCCGGCCTGGCCGCGCTGATCAGGGGATGCGCGGTGGAGCTGGCCCGCTACGGCATCAACGCCCACGCGATCGTCGCGGGCTGGACCGAGACCCCCATGGCCGCTCCCGTCCTGCACAACCCCAAGTTCGAAAGCAACGTCATGAAGCGGATGCCGCAGCGCCGCTGGGGCCGTCCCGACGACTTCGCCCGCCTGGCGGTCTACCTGGCCGGCGGCGTCGGCGGCTTCCACACCGGCGACACCATCGTGGTGGACGGCGCCTACTCCATCTTCTGA
- a CDS encoding ArsR/SmtB family transcription factor: MTDDEPTFKALADPTRRFLLDLLFQRDGRTLTELESEVDMSRFGVAKHLRVLEEAGLVVTRRSGREKLHFLNPVPIRLIHDRWIGKYTERRASALADLKHELEAQHMTATDTADRTVQVYRVYIRATAEAIWEAITKPEWAVRFGYRAPVEYELRPGGAFRGLASEEMKAGGAPEVIIDGEVIEADPPRKLVQTWRPLFLGEDYTRLTYEIEDDGSGVCRLTVTHDVTGAPKTAAQVSGAAPDAGGGWSQVLSDLKSLLETGRSLYA; this comes from the coding sequence GTGACCGACGACGAGCCGACGTTCAAGGCGCTGGCCGATCCGACCCGGCGGTTCCTGCTCGACCTGCTGTTTCAGCGGGACGGGCGGACGCTCACGGAGCTGGAGTCGGAGGTGGACATGAGCCGGTTCGGCGTGGCCAAGCACCTGCGGGTGCTGGAGGAGGCGGGGCTGGTGGTCACCCGGCGGTCGGGCCGGGAGAAGCTCCACTTCCTCAACCCGGTGCCGATCCGGCTGATCCACGACCGGTGGATCGGCAAGTACACCGAGCGGAGGGCGTCCGCGCTCGCCGACCTCAAGCACGAACTGGAGGCCCAGCACATGACCGCGACCGACACCGCCGACAGGACCGTGCAGGTGTACCGGGTGTACATCCGGGCCACCGCGGAGGCCATCTGGGAGGCCATCACCAAGCCCGAGTGGGCCGTGCGGTTCGGCTACCGCGCGCCCGTGGAGTACGAGCTGCGGCCCGGCGGGGCGTTCCGCGGGCTGGCCAGCGAGGAGATGAAGGCCGGCGGCGCCCCCGAGGTGATCATCGACGGGGAGGTCATCGAGGCCGACCCGCCGCGCAAGCTGGTGCAGACCTGGCGGCCGCTGTTCCTCGGCGAGGACTACACGCGGCTGACCTACGAGATCGAAGACGACGGCAGCGGCGTCTGCCGGCTGACCGTCACCCACGACGTCACCGGCGCGCCGAAGACCGCCGCCCAGGTCTCCGGCGCGGCCCCGGACGCCGGCGGCGGCTGGAGCCAGGTCCTCAGCGACCTGAAGTCCCTGCTGGAGACCGGCAGGTCCCTCTACGCTTGA